Within the Borreliella spielmanii genome, the region CGAGATTGATCACCATCAGTAACTCCAGTTGCACTACCAACTTGTCCCTTAAACTTTTCAAATTCTTGCTTAGCCTCTTGTAAAGCTTTTTTTCTTTCCTCTTTTTTATTTTTTAAGCTCTCTTCAAGTTCTTTTAATTTATCTTCAAGATTTTTCCCTTTTAATTTTTCTCTTATTTTTTTTATTTGTTCTTCATACCCAGAATATGTTTTAAGGGGAGTTTTTTTAGAATCCGTTTTTTCTATTTTTTCCTTTAAGTCTTGAATTATTTTTTCAATCTCTTTTGTATCTTTTCCATCTAATGTATTTAAATCTTTTGTCTCTAAAATATTTAACAATCCATTAAATTCTTTTTTTATTTCTTGTTCTATTTGTTGTGGAATTTCTAAACTTTGTTCTGAAGTTTCTGAAGATTGACCATTTACATAATTCTTGCAAGAAATTATCAATGCAAAAACAGTACAAATAATAAACATTCTCATATTTTTATTCATAATTATTCTCTTCTATACTTTGAATTTCTATTTTAAATTCTTCTTAAGTTCTTCTAGTGATATTGCATATTCAGCAGTTTTATCTCCTGAGTCTTTAATTTTATCTCCTGAAAATGTAATATGTTCAGAACCATCAATGGTTTCCATCTTTGTTATTATCTCTTTATTTTGGATACCCTTTTCAGTGCTTTGTTCCCTATATCCATAATATAAACTAGTTTTAAATGATCCACCTTTAGTCATTGCTTTTACAAAGTTGTTAATTTCTGAGTTTTCTAATGAAAATAACGTAGCTGAATGCCCCTCAGTAGCATTTAAACCCGTTGCAATACCATCTTCTTCTTTTCTTACAACTAAAGTTCCTAAGTCTATCCATTTCCCACTATTATCTTTATTTTTAATTTTTACAGTAAATTCAGAAAATTTTATTGTATCATCACTTACTTGCTCACCTAAACTACTTGTAAAATTTCCACAAGAACCAAACAGTGCAAAAACAGCATAAATAATAAGTATTTTCATTTTTTTATTCATAAGTTACTCCGTAAGGCAAAACATAACGCAACACCTAATAAATTCAATTTTTTATAATGTTTAAAATATCTAATCTTGTTACATTTTGAATTACAAAGTAACAAAACTCGAATGTAATTTTAACCAACTCTTGAAAATCTCTCCATTGCAAATGGCAGACTCATTACAAAAGACTATAAAACACATACAAATTAAATTTCCAAGTATTTGCTATATATCAGTTAAAGTATAGTATCTTTCTTATCCGACCCCCTTAAAAATCTACACTTCTGCTCTTTACAGCTACTCTACAACCTAAATTCTGCATACAATGAGAAGCACCATAATTTGACTAAAATTTTAAGTTTTTGGTAAAATGTAAACTGCAATTTTTATATATTTTTATTACTTTTACTTAATTTAAAAGTAACACTTGTAAAAAGAGGACTTTATGGACATTAATAATTATCTTAATTTAAATAAAGGGGACACGGATTTTATTCTTAAACTACTAAAAGATTATCAAAAACTAATAGATGAAAATAAAATTCTTAAAAATACACTAGAAAATTCAACTAAAACTAAAAAAGAAAATTTAAAACCCAGCCCCAAGTTCTACTTAACTCCTAAAACTAGCAAACTAATTGAAAAATGTATAAAACAATTAAAACAAACTGATCCAATATCTGGATGGTTCGTACATCTACTCTCAATAAGTGGGTGTAGGGGTACTGAAATGCAAAAAGTAAAAATGCAAGATATTACCCAATTATCAAGCAAAACCGGAGAAATTTATTACAATATAAAAGTAAATGTGGCAAAAAAAAGAAGTGTCACCTGTATTAGAGAAATTGTTATCAACTCTAAGGAGTTTGATGCTATTCAAACAGCTCACAAAAATCATTTCGAAGATAAAAATCTTGATACAAGGCGTACTTATCTTTTTCAAAAAACCAAACACAAATTTAAAGATAACCAAATTAGCATTATCAACATTTCTAGAAAATTTAAAAATCTTCTTAAAAAATCGGGCTTTAAAGTAAATAAATCGCTTCATTTATGTAGAAATTTATTTATTTCTAATTTAAAATCCAATGGATACAATTCTTTTCAAATTAAAGAACTTATGAAATATTCTTCAACCCATGAAATTGATAATATCTACGGACTCTCTTCTGCAAACAAAATTCAAGCTTATAAATTTGCTAAAAATAGCTTAAAGCTATAACGCTATCTATGTTTAAATATACGCTTTGAAGTTACTTTAAATAGTTTCCCACGTGCCTTTAAATCAAGTGAATCATATAGTATTTCTTGGTCTTTTGTAGCAATAAAGTGTGAACCATTAACATCCATGATTTTCACTTCACTTATTTCAAATTCATTAGCAGTTGCAAAGTAGCCAAAAGATTCATATCTCACACTAGTTCTAATCCCATAGTAATTTAGTATCATACATGGGTCTTTAATAAAACAATTGCTTTTAATATACCCAAGTCCTAAAAATCTGCGATACGCTACATTTATCCCAAAAACATTAAATTCAAGCTTCTTAAATACACTTATATAGTAATGCAAGCATAAAAAGTAGCACCCCCATCTTTGTATTTCTCCGAGTAAACTCCTATTGTTTTGTTTTATTTTACTAATAAGCATTTTTTAAA harbors:
- a CDS encoding Erp family outer-surface lipoprotein; this encodes MNKKMKILIIYAVFALFGSCGNFTSSLGEQVSDDTIKFSEFTVKIKNKDNSGKWIDLGTLVVRKEEDGIATGLNATEGHSATLFSLENSEINNFVKAMTKGGSFKTSLYYGYREQSTEKGIQNKEIITKMETIDGSEHITFSGDKIKDSGDKTAEYAISLEELKKNLK
- a CDS encoding ErpL protein, whose translation is MNKNMRMFIICTVFALIISCKNYVNGQSSETSEQSLEIPQQIEQEIKKEFNGLLNILETKDLNTLDGKDTKEIEKIIQDLKEKIEKTDSKKTPLKTYSGYEEQIKKIREKLKGKNLEDKLKELEESLKNKKEERKKALQEAKQEFEKFKGQVGSATGVTDGDQSRNQGKVGGQAWTKAREYGLSVNSTSSGTDTGVMSSGIIDDALKQIEEELKNIGEEAQNSEKKK
- a CDS encoding DUF261 domain-containing protein codes for the protein MLISKIKQNNRSLLGEIQRWGCYFLCLHYYISVFKKLEFNVFGINVAYRRFLGLGYIKSNCFIKDPCMILNYYGIRTSVRYESFGYFATANEFEISEVKIMDVNGSHFIATKDQEILYDSLDLKARGKLFKVTSKRIFKHR
- a CDS encoding tyrosine-type recombinase/integrase, encoding MDINNYLNLNKGDTDFILKLLKDYQKLIDENKILKNTLENSTKTKKENLKPSPKFYLTPKTSKLIEKCIKQLKQTDPISGWFVHLLSISGCRGTEMQKVKMQDITQLSSKTGEIYYNIKVNVAKKRSVTCIREIVINSKEFDAIQTAHKNHFEDKNLDTRRTYLFQKTKHKFKDNQISIINISRKFKNLLKKSGFKVNKSLHLCRNLFISNLKSNGYNSFQIKELMKYSSTHEIDNIYGLSSANKIQAYKFAKNSLKL